gcaccaaaaattagtccgaaaatatcgtattaaacggtcaatcaaatctataaaatttcataaaagtgaaaaattatgacaatgaaatatttatgttatatgacaataaatcatgcgacggctcagccgatcaatgcagaataataaataaattatacggcggctcggccgaccaataaataataaacaggatataaggcagctcggccgaccaataaataataaacaggatataaggcggctcggccgaccaataaataaattaaattactagtaaataatataggcggtattccggccattataacatgatataaataatagtagaggcggtataccgaccattataacagggtataaatgatacaaataaattttaccgaatcgcagagtgatcgtgctgataacgtgttatgaaataacttataatttatagtatcgagaaatttaaataagagtagaatttgatACCCGtatttaatacccgtaggaagcaaataacactagtataagggagagagtttattataaggaagaagaagaagatgtaatggttctttgattataaactcttgttcttgtttttggtgtacaaaatagtgagatgagtgatggtatttatagtgaacaacaatacataaaataacaaagatggtgcttaatttggtaaatgagtgggtgatcatagtgtttgatgagtagatgatcatagtgcttgagttggtaaaggagtggatgatcatagtgcttgagtttggtaaagaagtggatgatcatttcaatgcttaatttataacacttacatttttttcttggtgttttttaattttgtcgGATGAGTTTACGGATTAAATGAGACATATAACACTCACAATCTTGTTTatcttttcataaataattattgatcGAATTTgaaaccaaatcacaatttaatcaaaataacaaaaattagaagaagaaaaaagtttACATGTTTTGCTTATAAATAAATCAAGTAGTTAGTGCCAAAAGTTAAGATTGTAAGAAGTCCAGAAGGCCCATGTTGAACCGAGAAATAGAGGTCCAAGAAGCAGCAGAATTAGTGGACGATTCTCACCCCAAGAAGGCCAAACATACATTGGGCACATTTATCCAAAACcgaagaaccaaaccgaaaaacaatttcggttcggatttggatccttatcTCTAAAACTGAATAACCGAAATCAAACCGAGAatcgaatggatatccgaatttctataatatagtatgtgtatatatatatacatataaactaCATTATGGATATTTTTCCGGTGCCGAGTATTTTCGCTAATATAGATTATCTTTTCTAGAGAAAAAATTAGACAGAAAttcttatccctggataatctgGTATATTTGGTAGGTCCGAAATGACAATCTCTTAAGGGGATAAACATGGATCCATTAATTAGTTCGTTATACAGAGAGTGAATGTCAAGCTTGGTTTAACGCAAACGAGATGGTGCCTCTAATTCTACAAGATCACGTTATTTAGGAACCACAAGTCTTAAACTTGGGTAATATGTACATGTTACATGGGTCATGGACATCTACAACACAGTTTAGCGGTTGTGGATGTGTTTGGATGGACAGCTTTAGGAAGATTCAATTTATGGTGACATGAAATTATATTAGACGAGAGTCTGTCTTGCATTCAGAGTAGAAGCACTGCAATGggcaatggagaatatgcttcaacattTGACATGCCAGAGCTTTGGAACATATTGCAAGGAGCTGATTGCCATGATTAAGGAGTCTCATGCTTGGCCAAGGTTTGCAACATAACTGGAGAGGGTAGAGACTCTGCAGATATGCTTCCCGGAGTTCAAGATCACTCATATTCCACGAACGCAAAATCAGATTTCTGATCCTTTAGATAGGACTACGAGGTCTTTCCACAGAGAACTTTGTTTTACTGGTTGTTCTCTTCCGGTCTGGTtatccagaccacctcaagtttgagtaatagaatagccgttcgttgtcaaaacaaaaaaaactacatttagttttaaattaatcatataatctgaaaatattatttataagacCGAAGGcccaaaaatcaattaactagaatattttttatccaaaatatttaaaattatctgaATTATCCGGATTTTATGCCAAACCTTAAtccaaaaactcgatttttttactttttaacccGAGTTAACTGAAAtctgaaaccgaaccgaaccgattgGGATCCAAAATTATCTTGGATATAAGCCGGTTCCGATTTTGTTATCTGAACCGAACCAAGAACTGAAATAACCgaactgaaaccaaaccgaacatTTTAAATACCCGAACAGATCCTACACCTCTAGAACCGAAGAAGCGAAGAAACGAACCGAGAACAGAATGCCCAAGACTAGGTAAAACATTTTGTATATCTTCTAATAGCACTTACAAGATCCTCTATACTCTGAGGAAGCAAGAAGATGGTTCGTTTTTCATTAGGTTGAACTTTTGTACAATCTATTTTTTGACTAATATGAAATTTAcggtttagcaaaaaaaagaacaatgtCTCTTCCATCCTCTGATTTCGGATGACATTTGGAAGCAACAAGTTCACATACATCTGTAAGTCAATGACTGTTTCTGCACGTCAGATGACCACCACATTGGATTAAATTGGATTCTTGTGAATGCATTAAGTATTAACGTAGCACCTCAGATCAACCAAAGACAAAGAAGGCTTAAGCGTAAAGAAAGTAGTCACGACCTGGCCCATAAAGGCCCATTAGTTTAGGTCCAGTCCAAAGATTCCTTACGCGAGATACCGATTCCATTTGTCGACGACTCAAACATATCCGCCGAAGAAACCTCTTTCACTAAGAAATCATCCAAACCTGAAGAAAAATCAATCTTCCCGGAGAACAAACAACGCCACCGCCGGAAAACCGCCGTATCGACCGTAATCGGAGAAATCGATCCGCAAATCGTACTTTACAGGTCAAATCTCTTCTCTCGATTCCTTCAATTTCACCATTCGGATTCCATCAACTCCAATTTCGTGTTCTTCAGATTCGCAGCAGGATCATCCACCAACAATGTCAGGCCTCCTCGAAGGAATCCCAGACGCAGTCGCTCTACGCTGCCTCGCGCACGTCCCTTTACACCACCACCCAAACCTAGAGCTCGTCTCCCGCTCCTGGCGATCCGCGATACGCAGCGACGAGCTCTTCAAAGTCCGCAGCGAAGAGAAATCGTCAGAGAATCTCCTCTGCGTCTGCGCCTTCGATCCCGAGAACATCTGGCAAGTCTACAGCCCAAACTGCAACCGCTGGCTCACTCTCCCTCTCCTCCCTTCGAGAATCCGCCACCTCGCTCATTTCGGAGCCGTCACCGCCGCCGGAAAGCTCTTCGTCTTGGGCGGAGGCAGCGACGCCGTTGATCCGTTGACCGGCGATCACGACGGCACGTTCGCGACTGACGAGGTCTGGTGCTACGACTTTGTGAAGAGGCGTTGGACGCAGAGGGCGTCGATGCTTGTGCCTCGTTCTATGTTCGCTTGCTGTGTTCTCGATGGGAAGATCATCGTCGCTGGAGGATTCACCACGTGTCGTAAATCGATATCTGGAGCTGAGATGTATGATCCCGAGAGCGATGTGTGGGATTCGATTCCTGATCTCCACAGGACTCATAACTCGGCGTGTTCGGGTTTGGTTGTGAAAGGGAAAGTTCACGTTTTGCATAAAGGGTTATCGTCAGTGCAGGTTCTTGAGAGTGTTAAGCTAGGATGGGCTGTGAAAGAGTATGGTTGGCCTCAGGGTCCAATGGCTGTTGTTGAGGATGTTCCTTACGTTATGAGCCATGGAGTGGTGTACAAGCAAGAAGAGGATGATACGTGGAAGATGGTTGCGTCGGCGTCTGAGTTTAAGCCGAGGATTGGAATGGCGATGACGAGTTTGAGCGATGAGGTTTTGCTTGTAGGGGGAGTGATTGGACCTGATAGGCATAATTGGGATATTAAGCCGTTGTCTGATGTGGATGTTTTGTCGGTTGGGAGTGATCGTCCGGCGTGGAGGAAGGTAGCTCCGATGACTAAGTGTCGTGGAACGGTGCTTGGATGTACGCAGCTGACAATCTGATGGGAATGTGATGTTAAGACTACGTATTTactgtttttctttgttttgtaacCCACTTTTCTTTTTGATCATAGTATGTCTTTGTTATAATGTTTGGATTATTGTTTCAAAAAACTCTTCACGGAAAAGAAACAACATAGCTAAGTTTTAAGAAGGTACCTTCAAAACATAGTTTAGTATGTTCATCAGAATTTTGTGTCTGAGCTTAGATTATCCCAAACAAGGATGCTGGTGCTTACGGCTAAACAAGGGAAACCGCAGTTCAAGTGGTGTTAACCAGCTTGATATAGAGACAGAAGAGAGTGTTACGAAAGGACCGCAGCAGCTAGATTCATCAGAATCTACATTTTTGGGGGATTGGATGACAATAGGCAGCGTCAATGGTACAAAGCCACATCAGAGGTTATATAGAGCAGAACATCAAGGCACAAGCATCAGTTTTCTAGAGGTTCAAAATTGCATTTGGTATAGTTTATGAGCTCCACAATAAGGATATGGTATAGAAAACAATACAAAAGATAAATTGCATTTACAAAGTGACTTCCACATTGTTGTATACAGCATAGAACAACACAAGAAACCTGAGCTTCtgtttttttccttatatttgtcaAAGAGAATATGCAGTCTTATAACGTCCATATGGACTCGACCAATACAAAACTGAACAAAAAAACTATAACCTTTCTTTTTTAACCTCCAACTCTTGTCAGTAAGGTAATCACGCTTAGAACAAATTCATCAGCAAGTAATGGTTTGGTTGGGGAAGTGGAAACATGTTTCCGTATCTGTCATGCTCGCAAAGCCTAATCATCATCCTCTGAATCTGCCATTCACAAGaacaaaagaacaaagaaaagttaTAACGGATCCCCAACACTACACAGCCAACATAACATACAACACCGAAGAGCCTAATAGTTTGCGGCTTTGCAAGTAAGTGAATAAGTCATATGAAAGATCTATTTCAAAATcgaatttaaacaaaaatacaaaaaggcTTACCGGATCTTATGTCTTCTCCAACTTTTCCTCTGTTTTTAAGTAGTCTTACGATCATGGCGCAGATGAGATACCACCAGTATATGTGGAAAACAAGAAGCATCAGTAACATTGTGTTGAAAGAATAGTACATGACGGTGCCTTCAGTTGATGTCATGTCCAAATAATCCAGGAGTTCAATGCTTTAACGAAAAAGGTGTACGAATGTCAGATAAAGcagtgacaataaataaaagttacatcTACTAAGAAGTAAGAATAAAGAATAAAGTGTGGATACCTTGTGGCCCTTATGATCCAAAATGGAAAGTATATCAGCCGTAGCAAAAGCCAGGAGACAGCAAAAAGTGCAAAACACACACTTGCTCCAAATTCCTTTTCAGAGTACTTGAAAATTTTAGCAGTTTCCATAAAAACGTCACTTGCGTCATGAAGGGCTAGGATGATAGCTCCAATCCGGAAAAAACTgcagaagaaacaaaaatcagTTTCCCTTCCTATTAGGAGCTTACTGGTCGCTTTCTctataaaatcactatacaTTTTAATCTCCCAGTTAAAAAGTCGAACTTTGTCACACACAATAGTTTTGAGTTAAGAATTTGGAACTTTGTCACACCAAAGAGAGCTGTTTTATTTAATGGACTTGTAGCTTAGCAAATGATTTCACTAAAGCAATATTGTGCGTTACTTAAGGCAAGGATCCAAATGCAAAGAGATTTTAACTGGGGTAGTAATTATCACCCCGTTAGGTATGAGTAGCCAATGAGGATGATAGTAATCACATGGTGAGACATCATAACAGCAAAGTCCTTTCTTCTGGTC
The window above is part of the Brassica napus cultivar Da-Ae chromosome C3, Da-Ae, whole genome shotgun sequence genome. Proteins encoded here:
- the LOC106390263 gene encoding F-box/kelch-repeat protein SKIP30 produces the protein MSGLLEGIPDAVALRCLAHVPLHHHPNLELVSRSWRSAIRSDELFKVRSEEKSSENLLCVCAFDPENIWQVYSPNCNRWLTLPLLPSRIRHLAHFGAVTAAGKLFVLGGGSDAVDPLTGDHDGTFATDEVWCYDFVKRRWTQRASMLVPRSMFACCVLDGKIIVAGGFTTCRKSISGAEMYDPESDVWDSIPDLHRTHNSACSGLVVKGKVHVLHKGLSSVQVLESVKLGWAVKEYGWPQGPMAVVEDVPYVMSHGVVYKQEEDDTWKMVASASEFKPRIGMAMTSLSDEVLLVGGVIGPDRHNWDIKPLSDVDVLSVGSDRPAWRKVAPMTKCRGTVLGCTQLTI
- the LOC106390312 gene encoding ceramide synthase LOH2, translating into MESEYSSAGVGNLEPSIATWHFQIAVYFAFGFFFLRLFLDRFVFQRIAVWLLSTGSKPIKMKDAATRAKLIKCKESLWKLLYYGACEVFVLNALYHEPWARDIKLFFHGWPNQELKLPIKLYYMCQCGFYVYGVAALLAWETRRKDFAVMMSHHVITIILIGYSYLTGFFRIGAIILALHDASDVFMETAKIFKYSEKEFGASVCFALFAVSWLLLRLIYFPFWIIRATSIELLDYLDMTSTEGTVMYYSFNTMLLMLLVFHIYWWYLICAMIVRLLKNRGKVGEDIRSDSEDDD